The Sphaeramia orbicularis chromosome 16, fSphaOr1.1, whole genome shotgun sequence genome window below encodes:
- the pycard gene encoding apoptosis-associated speck-like protein containing a CARD, with protein MAPKSIRKAISDAFDGLVDEDLERFCFQLLDRKGKRVPESWVMGKSRARITAVLVRTYTEKGALKVVLESLRELGFNQNAKELVEATKHLTSSTPNAKRKNKARGASGAASSEPDRAGDEHFIDKHRNELIDRVSNIDGILDDLLQAGVIKQEMYDKIRARSTTQDMMRDLYSGPLKAGEASKDILYNSLKKNEKYLMNDLKKK; from the exons ATGGCTCCAAAATCCATCAGAAAGGCGATAAGTGATGCGTTTGATGGTCTGGTGGATGAGGACCTGGAGAGGTTCTGTTTTCAGCTGCTGGATCGCAAAGGAAAGCGCGTCCCCGAGAGCTGGGTGATGGGAAAGAGCCGCGCCCGGATCACAGCGGTCCTGGTACGAACTTACACCGAGAAAGGCGCGTTAAAGGTGGTTCTGGAGAGTCTGAGAGAGCTGGGGTTCAACCAGAACGCAAAGGAGCTCG TTGAAGCCACGAAACACCTGACGTCATCCACACCCAACGCCAAACGCAAAAACAAAG CCAGAGGAGCCTCAGGTGCAGCGTCCAGTGAACCTGACAGGGCAGGAG ATGAACACTTCATCGATAAGCACCGAAATGAACTGATCGATCGAGTGAGCAATATTGATGGAATTCTGGATGATCTCCTGCAGGCGGGAGTCATCAAACAGGAAATGTATGACAAAATCAGAGCCAGATCGACTACTCAGGACATGATGAGGGACCTGTACAGTGGTCCGCTGAAAGCTGGTGAAGCCTCCAAAGACATCCTTTACAACAGCCTCAAGAAAAATGAGAAATACCTTATGAATGATCTCAAGAAAAAGTAA
- the LOC115436394 gene encoding apoptosis-associated speck-like protein containing a CARD isoform X2, with protein sequence MAPDTIRMAILDCLENLEKEDKDKFLYQLIHRGGDPKVRRNKVEGKSLLQITDTLVNTFTEPVAYEVTVELLNKIGCSDDAKELAQVVKSLTSSTPSSSGGLHFIDKHRVALINRVTNLDAILDELLGQFIDSAGYSKVRAKPTNEEKMREILDVAMKGGTKCKDILYEILERHEKYLLEELNNA encoded by the exons ATGGCCCCAGACACCATCAGGATGGCGATATTGGACTGTCTGGAAAATCTAGAAAAAGAAGACAAGGACAAGTTCCTTTACCAGCTGATCCACCGCGGCGGAGACCCTAAAGTCCGGCGCAATAAGGTGGAGGGGAAAAGCCTCCTGCAGATCACCGACACCCTGGTGAACACTTTCACGGAGCCTGTTGCTTATGAGGTGACTGTGGAGCTTCTAAACAAGATCGGCTGCAGCGACGACGCAAAAGAACtcg CTCAAGTCGTCAAAAGCCTGACATCCTCCACTCCCTCCAGCAGCGGCG GCCTACACTTCATTGATAAACACCGGGTCGCACTGATCAATCGAGTGACCAATCTCGACGCAATCTTGGATGAGCTCCTGGGCCAATTCATCGATTCTGCAGGTTATAGCAAAGTCAGAGCCAAACCAACCAATGAGGAAAAGATGAGGGAAATCTTAGATGTAGCAATGAAAGGGGGTACAAAGTGCAAAGACATCCTCTATGAAATCCTTGAGCGTCATGAGAAGTATCTTCTGGAAGAACTCAACAACGCATAG
- the LOC115436394 gene encoding apoptosis-associated speck-like protein containing a CARD isoform X1: protein MAPDTIRMAILDCLENLEKEDKDKFLYQLIHRGGDPKVRRNKVEGKSLLQITDTLVNTFTEPVAYEVTVELLNKIGCSDDAKELAQVVKSLTSSTPSSSGEASGRAASRPANATSLHFIDKHRVALINRVTNLDAILDELLGQFIDSAGYSKVRAKPTNEEKMREILDVAMKGGTKCKDILYEILERHEKYLLEELNNA from the exons ATGGCCCCAGACACCATCAGGATGGCGATATTGGACTGTCTGGAAAATCTAGAAAAAGAAGACAAGGACAAGTTCCTTTACCAGCTGATCCACCGCGGCGGAGACCCTAAAGTCCGGCGCAATAAGGTGGAGGGGAAAAGCCTCCTGCAGATCACCGACACCCTGGTGAACACTTTCACGGAGCCTGTTGCTTATGAGGTGACTGTGGAGCTTCTAAACAAGATCGGCTGCAGCGACGACGCAAAAGAACtcg CTCAAGTCGTCAAAAGCCTGACATCCTCCACTCCCTCCAGCAGCGGCG AGGCCTCAGGCAGAGCAGCCAGTCGACCTGCCAATGCAACCA GCCTACACTTCATTGATAAACACCGGGTCGCACTGATCAATCGAGTGACCAATCTCGACGCAATCTTGGATGAGCTCCTGGGCCAATTCATCGATTCTGCAGGTTATAGCAAAGTCAGAGCCAAACCAACCAATGAGGAAAAGATGAGGGAAATCTTAGATGTAGCAATGAAAGGGGGTACAAAGTGCAAAGACATCCTCTATGAAATCCTTGAGCGTCATGAGAAGTATCTTCTGGAAGAACTCAACAACGCATAG
- the LOC115435766 gene encoding uncharacterized protein LOC115435766 isoform X1, whose translation MSAKGISTEILDCLQSLRKEDFDSFVFRLKDRREEPRIRGSKVDRKSRVVVTEVLVSTFTESRALEVTVDILRGMGCNQEADDLESGTKAPLDKGNPTFCRTPNGNLEIIRSQEAQDVSSQLQALRNFKLPAKKPEEVEAEAKEMVKSEGGDPFDKRLVLSRFMIQFGQYRDQTFKWLLENDVDYVAMILALHRREREDGSKNQHPVMANKDSLARYAACYPDFVELINLHYEGQALIGFGKFEDITLQDLYDSTDEEKVSYVNFLRRMEDDCIPRSKMDVAIRYILRRDQERPAVMYRLPTSGTQPSGPQTTTKRKRGGESWNAPLKRGRQWNW comes from the exons ATGTCCGCAAAAGGCATTAGTACCGAAATTTTGGACTGTCTGCAGAGTCTGAGGAAGGAGGACTTTGACAGTTTCGTCTTCAGGCTGAAGGACCGGAGAGAAGAACCGCGAATCCGAGGCAGTAAAGTGGACCGGAAAAGCCGCGTGGTGGTCACAGAGGTCCTGGTGTCCACCTTCACCGAGAGCCGAGCCCTGGAGGTGACCGTGGACATACTGAGGGGGATGGGCTGCAACCAGGAGGCGGACGACCTGG AATCAGGAACCAAAGCGCCTCTAGAT AAGGGCAACCCTACTTTCTGTAGAACGCCAAATGGGAATTTAGAGATCATTCGTTCACAGGAGGCTCAGGATGTCTCATCTCAACTGCAGGCACTACGAAATTTTAAACTTCCGGCAAAGAAACCAGAGGAGGTGGAGGCAGAGGCCAAGGAGATGGTGAAATCTGAAGGTGGAGATCCCTTTGATAAAAGACTGGTCCTGAGCCGATTCATGATTCAGTTTGGCCAGTACCGGGATCAAACCTTTAAATGGCTGTTGGAAAATGATGTGGATTATGTTGCAATGATTCTGGCCCTACACCGAAGGGAGAGAGAGGACGGATCCAAGAATCAGCATCCAGTAATGGCGAATAAG GATTCCTTGGCTAGATACGCAGCCTGTTATCCTGACTTTGTGGAGCTCATCAACCTGCACTATGAAGGACAGGCTCTCATTGGCTTTGGAAAATTCGAGGATATCACTCTGCAGGATCTGTACGACTCGACTGATGAGGAAAAAGTCAG CTATGTCAACTTCCTCCGAAGAATGGAGGATGACTGCATTCCACGCTCCAAAATGGACGTCGCTATTAGGTATATTTTGCGCCGTGACCAAGAGAGGCCTGCTGTTATGTACAGACTACCCACCAGTGGCACTCAACCTTCCGGCCCACAGACAACGACCAAAAGGAAGAGAGGAGGGGAATCCTG GAATGCGCCGCTGAAAAGGGGCAGACAGTGGAATTGGTGA
- the LOC115435766 gene encoding uncharacterized protein LOC115435766 isoform X2: MSAKGISTEILDCLQSLRKEDFDSFVFRLKDRREEPRIRGSKVDRKSRVVVTEVLVSTFTESRALEVTVDILRGMGCNQEADDLESGTKAPLDALRNFKLPAKKPEEVEAEAKEMVKSEGGDPFDKRLVLSRFMIQFGQYRDQTFKWLLENDVDYVAMILALHRREREDGSKNQHPVMANKDSLARYAACYPDFVELINLHYEGQALIGFGKFEDITLQDLYDSTDEEKVSYVNFLRRMEDDCIPRSKMDVAIRYILRRDQERPAVMYRLPTSGTQPSGPQTTTKRKRGGESWNAPLKRGRQWNW, translated from the exons ATGTCCGCAAAAGGCATTAGTACCGAAATTTTGGACTGTCTGCAGAGTCTGAGGAAGGAGGACTTTGACAGTTTCGTCTTCAGGCTGAAGGACCGGAGAGAAGAACCGCGAATCCGAGGCAGTAAAGTGGACCGGAAAAGCCGCGTGGTGGTCACAGAGGTCCTGGTGTCCACCTTCACCGAGAGCCGAGCCCTGGAGGTGACCGTGGACATACTGAGGGGGATGGGCTGCAACCAGGAGGCGGACGACCTGG AATCAGGAACCAAAGCGCCTCTAGAT GCACTACGAAATTTTAAACTTCCGGCAAAGAAACCAGAGGAGGTGGAGGCAGAGGCCAAGGAGATGGTGAAATCTGAAGGTGGAGATCCCTTTGATAAAAGACTGGTCCTGAGCCGATTCATGATTCAGTTTGGCCAGTACCGGGATCAAACCTTTAAATGGCTGTTGGAAAATGATGTGGATTATGTTGCAATGATTCTGGCCCTACACCGAAGGGAGAGAGAGGACGGATCCAAGAATCAGCATCCAGTAATGGCGAATAAG GATTCCTTGGCTAGATACGCAGCCTGTTATCCTGACTTTGTGGAGCTCATCAACCTGCACTATGAAGGACAGGCTCTCATTGGCTTTGGAAAATTCGAGGATATCACTCTGCAGGATCTGTACGACTCGACTGATGAGGAAAAAGTCAG CTATGTCAACTTCCTCCGAAGAATGGAGGATGACTGCATTCCACGCTCCAAAATGGACGTCGCTATTAGGTATATTTTGCGCCGTGACCAAGAGAGGCCTGCTGTTATGTACAGACTACCCACCAGTGGCACTCAACCTTCCGGCCCACAGACAACGACCAAAAGGAAGAGAGGAGGGGAATCCTG GAATGCGCCGCTGAAAAGGGGCAGACAGTGGAATTGGTGA